GAGTGATGGAATCTACACCGAACTGTGAATTTAAGAAACTTTGAATCGATTCTGGGGCAAACCAGATACTTCCTGTTAGTTGAAAGAATACGTCCCATAAAAAATAGAAATACTTAAATAAAAACAAATTTCCAAAATTGACAAATAAAGAAACAGGATACCAAAAACTAGATTTGTTTTTTAGAATTTGTTTATTAAAAAAATGATTTAATAGAACAATGGTTAGAAAGTGAAAGGCAAATGGAATCGACCAGGCAGCATAAAAAGCAAACGAAGCCAAAAACAAAAACCCCAACCGAAACTTGCCACGGATCATCCAGTGTAGACAATAGATGACAAGGAAAAATAACAGGAAACTAAGGGATGTAAATTTCATTCTAAGATTTCACCAATGTATGAACTCATGTATCTCCATCAACCTGAATCACAAGACCTTTTAGGTATTCTCCTTCCGGATGGAAAACAGAATAACCATGATCGGGACTCTGGGTTAAATGGTGCAAAATTCTAACTCTTTTTTTGGCATCTTTGGCTGCCCCGAAAACAATTTTTTTGAATAAATCAAAAGAAATATGTTGTGAACAGGAAAAAGTAAATATTAATCCGCCTGTTTGGATTTTAGACATGGCCCTCATATTGATGTCTTTATAGCCACGGGTTGCTTGGTTGACAGTCGCTATACTTTTGGTAAACGCAGGAGGATCTAGAATGATCAGATCATAAAAATTAGCCTCCATTGATTTTAAATATTCAAAACTATCTAATATTAAACTTTTATGCCGATTTCCTAATTTTTCTGTATTTAATCCATTTAAGGTTAGATTTTTTCCACAAATCTCGATTGCTTGTTTAGAAATGTCTAAACTGTGAACCATTTTTGCATTTGCTAACAATGCATATACGGAAAATGCACCCGAATAAGCAAAGGTATTTAAAACAGTTCTCCCCTCTGCATACCGAGAAACTAAAGCACGGTTATCCCTTTGGTCTAAAAAAAATCCGGTTTTCTGACCCTTGGTAATATCTGCTATAAACTTAATTCCATGCTCTAAAAATATAGGCTCGGTCTCACTGCCCTTATGAAAAGTGGGTGACGCAGAAGATTTTTCTTCTTGTTTTTCATTTCTCTCTAAAATGGTTTCAAAACCTAATTTAAATAAAAATGTAATTAACCAATCCCTGAGAGATAAAGCACCTGGAGTTTTTAGCTGCATAACAGCCGTTTTGTGATAGCAGTCAACAACTATACCTGGAACACCATCTCCTTCCGAATGGAAGAGACGAAATCCCGTTGTATCTTTCGGTAACAATTTTATTTTTGATTCATAAATAGA
This genomic window from Leptospira bandrabouensis contains:
- a CDS encoding class I SAM-dependent rRNA methyltransferase is translated as MVIRLKKNKEKAVLNFHPWIFSGAIASGETGIEAGSVVRVESSSGEFLAWGHYDPKSQIRIRLFSFEVSADGTLEKFWISKWNSIYESKIKLLPKDTTGFRLFHSEGDGVPGIVVDCYHKTAVMQLKTPGALSLRDWLITFLFKLGFETILERNEKQEEKSSASPTFHKGSETEPIFLEHGIKFIADITKGQKTGFFLDQRDNRALVSRYAEGRTVLNTFAYSGAFSVYALLANAKMVHSLDISKQAIEICGKNLTLNGLNTEKLGNRHKSLILDSFEYLKSMEANFYDLIILDPPAFTKSIATVNQATRGYKDINMRAMSKIQTGGLIFTFSCSQHISFDLFKKIVFGAAKDAKKRVRILHHLTQSPDHGYSVFHPEGEYLKGLVIQVDGDT